The following coding sequences are from one Solea solea chromosome 11, fSolSol10.1, whole genome shotgun sequence window:
- the LOC131468852 gene encoding rhodopsin-like — MNGTEGPNFYVPMSNKTGVVRSPFEHPQYYLAEPWKYSLLAAYMFFLIITAFPINFLTLHVTMKHKKLRTPLNYVLLNLAVADLFMVIGGFTVTLYTALHGYFILGVNGCNVEGFFATMGGEIALWSLVVLAVERYVVVCKPMTNFRFGEKHALAGLAFTWIMALTCAAPPLLGWSRYIPEGMQCSCGIDYYTPKPEYNNVSFVIYMFILHFSIPLFIIFFCYSRLLCTVRAAAAQQQESETTQRAEREVTRMVIVMVISFLVCWVPYASVAWYIFANQGAEFGPVFMTAPAFFAKSSALYNPVIYILLNKQFRNCMITTVCCGKNPFGDDDAAATVSKTQTSSVSSSQVAPA; from the exons ATGAACGGCACAGAAGGACCAAACTTTTACGTCCCCATGTCCAACAAGACCGGCGTGGTTCGCAGCCCCTTCGAGCACCCGCAGTACTACCTGGCCGAGCCGTGGAAGTACTCCCTCCTGGCCGCGTACATGTTCTTCCTGATCATCACGGCCTTCCCCATCAACTTCCTCACCCTCCACGTCACCATGAAACACAAGAAGCTGAGGACGCCGCTGAACTACGTGCTGCTCAACCTGGCGGTGGCCGACCTCTTCATGGTGATCGGGGGCTTCACGGTCACGCTCTACACGGCCCTGCACGGATATTTCATCTTGGGCGTCAACGGCTGCAACGTTGAGGGATTCTTTGCCACCATGGGAG GGGAGATTGCGCTCTGGTCTCTGGTGGTCTTGGCCGTCGAGCGCTACGTCGTGGTCTGCAAGCCGATGACCAACTTCCGTTTTGGGGAGAAACACGCCCTCGCTGGCCTGGCGTTCACGTGGATCATGGCCCTGACCTGTGCTGCACCGCCTTTGCTCGGATGGTCCCG GTACATCCCAGAGGGAATGCAGTGTTCCTGCGGGATCGACTACTACACTCCCAAGCCCGAGTACAACAACGTTTCATTTGTCATCTACATGTTTATCCTCCACTTCTCCATCcccctcttcatcatcttcttctgctACAGCCGCCTGCTCTGCACCGTGCGAGCG gCCGCAGCTCAGCAGCAGGAGTCTGAAACCACACAGCGAGCGGAGCGGGAAGTGACACGCATGGTCATCGTCATGGTGATCTCCTTCCTGGTGTGCTGGGTGCCGTACGCCAGCGTGGCCTGGTACATCTTTGCCAACCAGGGAGCCGAGTTTGGACCGGTGTTCATGACGGCTCCGGCTTTCTTCGCAAAGAGTTCTGCTCTGTACAACCCGGTCATTTACATCCTGCTTAACAAACAG TTCAGAAACTGCATGATCACCACAGTGTGCTGCGGAAAGAACCCGTTTGGAGACGACGACGCCGCCGCCACCGTGTCCAAAACCCAGACTTCGTCCGTATCCTCCAGCCAGGTGGCCCCAGCTTGA